TCTTTGATCAAAATTATACTGATAGTGTTGTAGTCCTTTGGGGAAAAGGAAAATGTCCCCTGCTTTTAGTCTCTGGGTATACAAAACGTCCTTTGTATCGACGAAACCAACCTCTAAAACGCCTTCAAGAAGGAGAAAGAGTCCAGTAGCGCGAGAGTGGTAGTGGGGCGGGTTTACAAAACCCGGAGGGAATTGAAGTACAGCTAGGGACACTCCTTGACCATTAAGAGCTGGAAATTCTGCCTTTGTAGCCTTTGTTGTAGTAACTGTATCAATAGATTTTTGAAATATACCACGCATCGCGGTGTATGTGAAGTAATTGGCATCAACAGAGGTTTGATTTTCTGGGGCAATGAAATCTGAAAGGATGTTAGGATCACTTGCTATTGTTGTTCTTGATATGGCAATTGTAAAAATTGAAATTAGGAGCAAGAGGGAAGTTTTAGTGAAATTCCGGGCCATGGTTGATATTTGGGTCAGTTTATTTTAGTGATCAAGAAATGTTTTCTAAGTACACAATTTTTTGATGGTTCGCTTGTTCAATTTATATTGTGGTGTAGCCTGTAGCAGGTAGCACACCCCAAATTTTATATCATTTGGCCGATTGAGATTCCTATGACTAATTCTGTCTTTTCTTTTCAGGACGAAATTAAATATGCAAGTTTTGACAGCTAAAAGAATCATTCAATTGAGTAGTGTTTACCGAGTAAGCTTCTATGATAGAAaacatggatttttttttctgagtGGCAGCACAAGATGTGAACTCGGAACATCTGTGTCTCCTCTGATATGTCACCGTCTCATCTAAGAATTGAAATAGTTAGAGAGTACATTTTTACTAAATTCTTTATATTATTGTATCTCAACATCTTGGACGTGTAAGCTTACATTTCACAATTAAAAGATTTTAGGGTTTACGTGCACCAAAAAGTAGTACACTCATTAAATCTACATTATATTAAAGGCAAGAAAACCTTAACTCGAAagtttaattaagaaaataccCCGTCCCATTTTGAGAAGGAAATTTAAAATGCTACAGATATCTTCCATCTTCTCTGTTAGCGAAACCAGTACACTCCCTATTACTTCTCCTTCACCAATATTTCTATCTTCTTAcattagtcatcttcttcaaacAATTCATGCGAATGTAGTTTATGGTCAGATTTACGGTATTGTCATAGTCCCTTCCATCTCACTGTCAAAGTTCGGCCAAATCGTTCTCCCTCAAATTCGAGTTGTAAGTTCACTTCTATTTAACTACAACATAGTAAAGTTCAAATATGTTCACACTTTCCTCTGCTTTGTTTTCTCACTGATGTATCTATATCATATATCCGTTCCTTATTTAACTGAGATAGGCTCTCTGAAATCTTTCAAAGTTTTAGATTTTTTGGGGTCGAACTGAGTATGAATTTTTGAAATCCCTTACTTTCAATTGTTGCCTTTGTTCTACTCATTTTGCTATTTTCATTTGTTAATCTAACAGCAGTAAGATCTGCAGTATAGCCCAAAACAAGCCAATAATTTTATACTTTGTCCGCGTATTACCCAGGTTTTGTCCCTTATGATGATCTTTCTAAAATTTCTGATTTAAATAAATAGCTAGCATGGTAAGTCCGAATCAAGTAAACCCATTTGTGGGTGTGTTCATTACGAAGAAAAAGCAGGACTTTTGGTTCTTACGTCTTAGCGATGATTTGGCGGGACGACAAATGAATCTTGCATTACGGTTTTCTGATTATTGGAAAGAAACTTTTCATGCTGAAGCAGAGGAAGAACAATCTGACGACAAACAAACTGGACAAAACTATCTCCTACATCATTGAACAACAAGTGAAAGATGACGAATTTCGGACGAATTTTTATATTTGTGAACAAGTTATTGAacattattattcttttctacGAAGAGCTAAAAGAACTAAAGGGTTGAGAAGACGTCATACCTGCCGAGACAGAAAAACATTAGGTAGTTGTCGATGGTcatttaacccaaaaaaaaaaaaaaaaaggactgtTAAAAAAACAGTTTACAGGTGCCGAAAGGTGTTAGACCACTAGAAGTTGTGCAACATATTACACCGTCCAGTCATGAATGTGTTATTGCCTCGAGTGTTTTAATGTGTTATTGTCGTGGTTGTATTAAGCCAATATATGTATTCTGAATGCTACTCTACCACCTTTTAATTGTTTATGTATTTCTTTGTACTTTCTTCACATTATTAATATAGATATTCTTTTGTTATGAACACAATGTGTTAGAAACTCTTTTAATTAAACTCTTTTGCAACTAACTAAGTCGTCCTCCGATTTTACGCAATGGTTGCCACttccaataattttttttccaatgatTTTGTACCGAATAGTATTTACCTCATTAGTTTAGGACTGTCCTTATGATCGCAACAAATctaattttttccttctaaCAGGATATTAACATCGTTCGCTCACAAAATTGGTAATACTCCAATTCTTTCTTATTTCAATGTGTTTACTGCCAGCACAAGTTTTTCCAAATCCTATAAGCTACTGTCTATTTTATATGCCAGTAACATGctgggatatatactattaaccacgtgtttggatatagtatttattatataacaattatttattcattgtttaataaagaattaaatagatcatgtattagtatgtgtgtcctttacttatacagtagatgatttagtgtatagagtttagcttatacacggaagattaaatcgtcggttcttataagtataaaatttatgttcacaatcgaagatggaaattggacaaagccatcggtatgattgtagacaagattaatataatgtatcttcattatgggaacggtgTAGTTCCGTCTTCTTGTCTTAAGacatttgtatgtattgaacggaccaagtagagataagtgttttttgtccgaatatataaaacaaattctctagttcattaaatgtacttatactcttaatcttgatataattattatgatcaatgtgatgttcattattttgatttattaaaaggtacgactcaattgcgggtctatgtattcctggtaaattggataatgaaaaattacatttgtgaaataataattagttgatagaatccgtgtctcg
This genomic window from Lycium ferocissimum isolate CSIRO_LF1 unplaced genomic scaffold, AGI_CSIRO_Lferr_CH_V1 ctg10338, whole genome shotgun sequence contains:
- the LOC132041472 gene encoding putative germin-like protein 9-2, translating into MARNFTKTSLLLLISIFTIAISRTTIASDPNILSDFIAPENQTSVDANYFTYTAMRGIFQKSIDTVTTTKATKAEFPALNGQGVSLAVLQFPPGFVNPPHYHSRATGLFLLLEGVLE